The following proteins come from a genomic window of Candidatus Rokuibacteriota bacterium:
- the tkt gene encoding transketolase, whose product MTPKGKDLDQLCINAIRMLAADAVQQAKSGHPGMPMGAAAMAYVLWTRFLKHNPRNPQWPDRDRFILSPGHGSMLLYSLLHLTGYELPLEELKRFRQWGSRTPGHPEYGLTPGVEVTTGPLGQGFANGVGMAIAELHLACAFNKPGFEIVNHYTYGIVSDGDLMEGVSSEAASLAGTLKLGKLIYLYDDNEISIEGSTDIAFTESVGRRFEAYGWHVQHVDGNDLEGVTAAISAAQAEAERPSLIIARTYIGFGSPGRQDTAKAHGEPLGEEELRATKRVLGWPLEPRFYIPEEALAHFRGALERGTEAEAAWRTRFDAYARAFPKEVEQWRLMLSGGLPPGWDSRLPQFTPSEGPMATRTASGKVLNALAAAVPSLLGGSADLAPSTSTYLKGYGDLGVAEWCARNMHFGVREHAMGAIANGMALHGGIIPYTATFLAFSDYMRPAIRLAALMEIRVIFIFTHDSIGLGEDGPTHQPVEHLVALRAIPGLLTIRPADATEAAEAWRVALGRRGPTALILTRQNLPVLDRKELAPASGVTRGAYVLADSPEEPDVILIATGSEVPVALEAKRLLEERWIGARVVSMPSWELFERQPEAYRNSVLPPSVRARVSVEAGRTLGWRTYVGDQGATIGLDRFGGSAPAARLFEEFGFTPERIAARATALLGR is encoded by the coding sequence ATGACTCCAAAGGGGAAGGACCTCGATCAGCTCTGCATCAACGCCATTCGCATGCTGGCTGCGGACGCGGTCCAGCAGGCGAAGTCCGGGCACCCGGGCATGCCCATGGGGGCGGCCGCGATGGCCTACGTGCTGTGGACCCGGTTCCTCAAGCACAACCCCAGGAATCCCCAGTGGCCGGATCGGGACCGGTTTATCCTGTCGCCGGGTCATGGCTCGATGCTGCTCTACAGTCTCCTCCACCTGACGGGCTACGAGCTGCCGCTCGAAGAGCTCAAGCGGTTCCGGCAGTGGGGGTCGAGGACGCCCGGCCACCCGGAGTACGGGCTGACGCCAGGGGTGGAGGTGACGACCGGCCCGCTGGGACAGGGGTTCGCCAACGGGGTGGGGATGGCGATCGCCGAGCTGCATCTCGCCTGCGCCTTCAACAAGCCGGGATTCGAGATCGTGAACCACTACACCTATGGGATCGTGAGCGACGGCGACCTGATGGAAGGCGTGTCGTCGGAGGCGGCCTCGCTTGCCGGCACTCTGAAGCTCGGCAAGCTCATCTACCTCTACGACGACAACGAGATCTCCATCGAGGGGAGCACGGATATCGCCTTCACCGAGTCGGTTGGCCGCCGTTTCGAGGCGTACGGCTGGCACGTGCAGCACGTGGACGGGAACGATCTCGAGGGCGTGACTGCAGCCATCTCCGCGGCGCAGGCCGAGGCCGAGCGGCCGTCGCTGATCATCGCGCGCACGTACATCGGCTTCGGGAGCCCGGGACGGCAGGACACGGCGAAGGCGCACGGGGAGCCGCTAGGGGAAGAGGAGCTCCGGGCGACCAAGCGCGTGCTGGGGTGGCCCCTCGAACCCCGATTCTATATCCCGGAGGAGGCGCTGGCCCACTTCCGCGGGGCGCTGGAGCGAGGAACAGAAGCCGAGGCGGCGTGGCGCACGCGCTTCGACGCCTATGCGCGGGCCTTTCCCAAGGAGGTCGAACAGTGGCGGCTCATGCTGAGCGGCGGGCTGCCGCCGGGCTGGGATTCCCGCCTCCCCCAGTTCACGCCGTCCGAGGGACCTATGGCCACCCGGACGGCCTCCGGGAAGGTGCTCAACGCGCTGGCGGCGGCCGTACCATCCCTCCTGGGAGGCTCCGCGGATCTCGCGCCCTCCACCAGCACCTACCTCAAAGGGTATGGCGACCTGGGCGTCGCGGAGTGGTGCGCCCGCAACATGCACTTTGGCGTGCGGGAGCACGCGATGGGCGCCATCGCCAACGGGATGGCCCTCCACGGGGGGATCATCCCCTATACCGCCACTTTTCTGGCATTCTCCGACTACATGCGGCCGGCCATCCGGCTGGCGGCGCTGATGGAGATCCGGGTGATCTTCATTTTTACCCACGACTCGATCGGCCTCGGCGAGGACGGCCCGACGCATCAGCCGGTGGAGCACCTGGTCGCCCTCCGGGCGATCCCGGGTCTCCTGACCATCCGGCCCGCCGATGCGACAGAGGCCGCGGAGGCGTGGCGGGTCGCCCTCGGGCGCCGCGGACCCACGGCCCTGATCCTGACGCGGCAGAATCTGCCGGTCCTGGACCGGAAAGAGCTCGCGCCGGCCTCCGGTGTGACCCGCGGCGCGTACGTCCTGGCCGACAGCCCGGAGGAGCCCGACGTCATCCTCATCGCGACGGGCTCCGAAGTCCCCGTGGCGCTCGAGGCTAAGCGCCTCCTGGAAGAGCGGTGGATCGGGGCGCGGGTGGTGAGCATGCCCTCGTGGGAGCTGTTCGAGCGCCAGCCAGAGGCGTATCGGAATAGCGTCCTTCCGCCCTCGGTCAGGGCCCGCGTCTCCGTCGAGGCGGGCCGCACGCTTGGCTGGCGGACCTACGTCGGGGACCAGGGGGCGACTATCGGGTTGGATCGGTTCGGGGGGTCGGCGCCGGCCGCCAGGCTGTTCGAGGAGTTCGGCTTCACGCCCGAGCGCATCGCCGCCCGCGCGACGGCCCTCCTCGGCAGGTGA
- a CDS encoding DedA family protein, with protein MEILPLVRQFGYPLVFGGALLDFLGLPIPAEIVLLLAGALAAGGELSLPVVVAAGAAGALAADHLWYVIGRLRGVGLLRLYCRVSLGSAHCVTRTGDLLRRVGPASLLAGKFLIGVRAFAAPLAGASRIPYGRYLVFNGLGTLIWASVASAVGFLFGRQIGALTVGVQELTRAASVVVLVSVLGYLTWKGVRRLRYGPAESGAAVAMGEAPAELPPVGVSPGSG; from the coding sequence GTGGAGATCCTGCCACTCGTCCGGCAGTTCGGCTACCCTCTGGTTTTCGGGGGGGCCTTGCTGGACTTCCTCGGGCTGCCGATTCCGGCCGAGATCGTCCTGCTCCTGGCTGGCGCGCTCGCCGCCGGCGGCGAGCTGAGCCTGCCCGTCGTGGTGGCGGCGGGGGCAGCAGGAGCGCTGGCCGCGGATCACCTGTGGTATGTCATCGGCCGCCTGCGGGGGGTGGGCCTCCTGCGGCTCTACTGCCGGGTCTCCCTGGGCTCCGCCCACTGCGTCACGCGGACTGGGGATCTCCTTCGTCGGGTCGGGCCAGCCTCGCTGCTCGCGGGGAAGTTCCTCATCGGCGTGCGCGCCTTCGCTGCTCCTCTGGCGGGGGCCTCCCGGATCCCGTATGGGCGATATCTGGTGTTCAACGGCCTGGGGACCCTGATCTGGGCGTCGGTGGCCAGCGCCGTGGGGTTCCTCTTCGGCCGCCAGATCGGGGCCCTCACCGTGGGGGTCCAGGAGCTGACCCGGGCCGCCAGCGTCGTGGTGCTGGTGTCTGTCCTGGGCTATCTGACCTGGAAAGGCGTGCGCCGGCTGCGTTACGGCCCCGCCGAATCCGGGGCCGCGGTGGCGATGGGAGAAGCGCCTGCCGAGCTGCCGCCGGTAGGGGTGAGTCCTGGCAGCGGGTGA